The Synergistaceae bacterium genome segment GGGCGTTCGTGTAGCTTTCCGTCACAATGGCCTCGCTGTGGCGGGTGCCGTAACGGTGGATATGATCCATGGCGGCCTCAAGGCTGTCCACAACCCGAACGGCCAGAATGAGATCGTAAAATTCCGTCTCCCAGTCCTTCTCGGAGGCGGGCTTCGCCGCGGGGAAAAGCGAACGGACGGTCTCGTCGCCGCGCAGTTCGACGCCGCGCTCCCTCAGGGCCTTCAGCCCCACGGGAATGAAACGGGAGGCGATGTCCCTGTGGATGAGCAGGGTCTCCATGGCGTTGCAGACGCCGGGACGCTGACACTTCGCGTTCACCACACTTTTGACGGCTTTGTCGATGTCGGCGGAGGCGTCGATGAAGGTGTGGCAGTTGCCGGCCCCCGTCATAATATAGGGGACGCGGGCGTTCTGCATGACCGACTCCTTGAGTTTCTCTCCGCCCCGGGGAATCAGCACGTCCAGATAAGGCAGCTGCATGAGGGCGATGGAGGCTTCCCTGTCGGGAGTGGCCAGAAGCTGAACGCTTCCCTCCGGAATGCCGTTTTCCACCGCGGCCTCCGAGAGAATTCGCGTAATGACGGTATTCGAGCGCAGAGCTTCCTTTCCTCCCCGCAGAATCACCGCGTTGCCGGACTTCAGGCAGAGCCCGGCGGCATCCGCCGTGACGTTGGGGCGCGCCTCGTAGATGATCCCCACGACCCCCAGGGGAACGCGAATCCGGCCAATGCGTATCCCCTTTTCGCCGTTCCACATCCCCAGCACCTCTCCGACGGGGTCACGAAAGGCCGCGATTTCCTCCAGCCCCGCGGCCATTCCCTCCACTCGCGCGGAGTTCAGCGCCAGACGGTCCAAAAGCGCGCTGGTCAGCCCTCCGGTCCGCCCGTCGCGGAGATCCATCTCATTCTGCTCCAGAATCGCCGCCTCGTTTTTTCTCAGAGCCTCCGCCATGGCGCGAAGCGCGGCGTTTTTTATCTCCGTCGGCGTCACGGCCAGCCGGCGCGCCGCTTCTCCTGCCTGCCGTCCCATTTTTTCCAGTTCGTCCTTCCAGGACATCCTGCTCACCCCTTCACAAATTCTTTCTATATTCATCATTCATCACAGAATTTCATCACAGAATAACGACAGTGCTTTTTTTGCGGCCCCGTTTATTTTTTTAAACGTTCTACATCAGAATCGCCATGTTGTTCCGGTGTATGAGCTCCTCGTAATCTCTGCGTCCCAGGATCTCCTCGATTTCGTCCGTGTGACGCCCCAAAATGCGCATCGTATCTTCGCAGCCATAGTTGCTGATGCCCCGGGCGATTTCCACGCCGGCGGAGTTCCGGACGGAGATGACGTCCCCGGGCTCGAATTTTCCCCCCGCCTTTTTCACTCCGGAGGGAAGCAGGCTCTTTCCCTTACGCAGCAACGCCTCCGCCGCGCCCTCGTCGACGACGACCTCGCCCTTCGCCGAACTGCCGGCGACGATCCAGCGCCGTCGGGACGCGTAGCCTTCCTCTCTGGAGGGCACGAAGAGCGTCCCCACGTTTTCTCCCCTCACGATACGCCGAACGACGCCGGATTCGTCGCTGGAGGCGATCACCAGAGGTATCCCGTTGGGCATGGTCATTCGCGCCGCCGTCAGCTTCGTGTACATTCCGCCGCTGGACAGGGCGCTGCCTCTGGCCCTGGAGTTTTCCAGCATCTCCGCTGAAATTTCGGTTACCTCGGGAATGAGCCGCGCCTTCGAATTTTTGCGGGGATCGGAATCGTAGAGGCCGTCGATGTCCGAAAGGATTATAAGCAAATCCGCCTCCACGTTGCAGGCGACCATGGCGGAAAGGGTGTCGTTGTCTCCGAACCGGAGTTCCTCCACCGCCACGGTATCATTTTCATTGATGATGGGGATGACTCCGAAGTTCAGCAGGGAAAAGAGCGTGTGACGCGAGTTCAGGTAGCGCTCGGGGTCTGAAAAACAATCCCGCGTCAAAAGAACCTGGGCGACGTTTCCGGAGTATTCCGAGAAAAATTTTTCGTACAGGTGCATGAGAATCCCCTGACCGATGGCGGCCAGGGCCTGTTTTTCCGGCAGATTCGAAGGCGGAGGGCAGTTGAGTTTTCCCACGCCGGCCCCCACGGCCCCGGAGCTGATGAGAATCAGTTCCCGCCCCTCTCCGTGAAGATCCGACAGTTCACGCGCCAGCAGCTCCATTTTTCCAAGGTTGACCTTTCCCGTAGAATAGGTGATGGAACTGGTGCCCACCTTGACGACAATTCTTTTACAGTTGCGCAGTGCTTCTCGCTTCACTTCCTCCAACGCTCCTCCGGATCTCAATTAAAAAATAAAACATACGGGCGTCCGCTTCGTCCGGTTCCCAAATCTGTACTATTGTATAATGGATTGCGACAGATTCGTTTATCAGGAGGGTAATCTCATGAAAAAAAACCTGGAGAAAAAGAATTTCTTTTTATGTGCCATACTTACCGTTCTTTTTGTATCGATCTCTTTCGCCCCCGCTTTAGCCGCGGAAAAACTGGCCATTCAAAAACTTCTGCTGGCCGATGATATTAAAGGTTTTGCGCAATACACCCCTCACGCCGGTTCCCGTTACACACTGGAGGACGAATGCTGGATCTATCTGGAGGCGACGGGCTGCGCCACGCCGGCCGTTTCGGATGCAAAAGACGAATACAGCCTGAACCTGGCGGCGGACATTCTGGTGAAACGCCCCCAGAGCGGGCAAAAACTCGCTTTCCAGCCTGATATTGCCACTCTGGTCACAACCCTGCGCTCAAAAAGCCCCACGCAGTTTCTGGCCATAGGATTCGGCCTGAAGGGCTGGACTCCCGGAAATTACTCCCTGGAAATCGGGTTGCGGGACAACCTGAGCGGACAGACCGTGAGTCAGGACCTTGCGCTGCAGGTGGCGAAACCGACGGAAGCCGACATCAAAGCGAAGCAGGAACGCGAGACAAAGACAAAACAGCAATAAAACAATTTTTAACTTGAGACAGGAGAGCCCCATGCTTTCAAGACTGCGCAGAGAAAATACCGTTTTTTTGATGATCGACATACAGGAACGTCTTCTGCCCTCGATTTCCGGAGCGGAGGAGATCGTTCAGAACTCGGTTCGACTGGTGAAGGCGGCGGAGACGATGGCCCTGCCCCTTCTCTGGACGGAACAGTATCCCAAAGGGATCGGGCCCACGGTGAAGGAAATCTCTTCCGTCCTGCCCGCAGGAGCTTCACCTTTCGAAAAAACCGCTTTTTCATGCTGCGACGAGCCCGGGTTCATGGAAAAAGTTCGGACTTTCGGGCGTCCGTCGATAGTGATCTTCGGCATCGAAACCCACATCTGCATTTTATCCACGGTGATGGACCTGCTGAAGGAAGGTTACGGAGTCGTGGCGGTGGCTGACGCCTGCGGCAGCCGAAACGTCCGGAATCACGACATTGCCCTCAGAGCCGTTCAATCCCGGGGGGCGCTGGTGGTCCCCGTCGAAACGGTGGTTTATCAGTTGCTGGGTGTTTCGGGCACGCCGGAGTTTAAAACGCTGCTGCCCCTGTTCAAATAAAATCAAATAAACTCAAATAAATTTCAGATCAGGCGGAACCCGATTTTCAAAAACAGCTTCGAAAAAGCGGCGGAGGGGAAGTGGATTCCCCTCTTTTGTTTTTCATGAATGCCGTTTTTACGGGCTTTTGGATGAGATATTTTCCCGCTGGAGTTCCTTTGCGGCAAAAACATGCGCGATGTAAGTATCCGACCAGTTCCATCCCAGCAGGCGCCCCAGAAGGAGGGCGAGAAGCACCGTGACAATACAGGCAAGAAATGCGCCGCCCAGAAACCAGACCTGTTTTTTGGGATCTTTTTTGACTCTCGTGGGGAGCACCTGGACATCACGTGGAATATCCACCTTGATCCCCTGTTTTTCGAGTTTGTCCCTTTCCCATTTTTCCCAAAGGCTCATTGCACAGCCCCCATTCGATTTTCAGATGTGATCTTCAAATTCTATTTTAACGCTCGTTTTCTTTTTTACGAAGCGGGAATGATATAATTTCTGGCATGTTATTTGTATGATATTTAACAGTGTCGTTTTCGTCATTTTGCCATTTCTGCGGTGGAGGAGTTATTGTGGTTGCTCATTCTTATTACAAACAATTGCAACACAGAGGGAAAATGATAACCTCGCGGGTTGCCGAAGGAGTGTTTTTTCTGCGCCGTTTCGTGGGAGCGCCAAGGCAGGTGGGCAGCGTCACCCCCAGCTCCCGTTTTCTCACGCGGGAAATGATGGACAAAATTCAGTGGAATTCGCCCCTGAATATTGCGGAGCTGGGAGCGGGGACGGGAGTCGTCACCCGATCCATTCTCCAAATGATGACTCCAGGAGAGGGAAACCTTTTGGTTTTTGAAATCGACCCCGTTCTGAAGGCCATGCTTGAGAAGGAGTACGGAAACAGAGGACTCACCGTTTACGGAGATGCCCGCGAGCTGCCTGAAATCATGGAGAAACGGGGCATTGCGTCTTTGGATTACGTGGTGTCCAGCCTGCCTTTCGCCGTACTTCCGCCGCGGGTCACGGCCTCCATTCTGGACACCATCGACTCCACCCTGAAACCCGAAGGGAAACTGGTCGCCTACCAATATTCCCGTCACATGAAACCCTATTTGAAAAAGCGGTTTGAAAGCGTAAAAATCTCCTTCGTTCTGCGCAACGTCCCTCCGGCTTTCGTCTACGAGTGCTCCATCCCCAAAAAACACAAAAAGCTCGCCAAAGAATGAAAGAGCGATACCAATTTGCTTTCAAATTTGATTTCAGTCGAGCCAGTCGAGCGTTAATAGCGTTAATGAAGAAGCTAATGTTTGAATGTCATTAGCGTTTCATAAATTTTTTCATGTTCCCTGAGCAGAGAATCGATGTTCCACGCGGGATCCGGCTTGGGTTTGACCGGACAGGGATTTTCGACCGAGAGGATCATGGCGGCGGCCAGAGCCGCGGTATTGCCCACGGGGAAAAGGGTCCCCCGGTCCGGACTGGTGATGAGGTCGCGAATCCCGCGGACGTCGGCCCCCAAAACCGGAATCCCGAGACAGATGGATTCCATGACGCTGCGATTCAGCCCTTCCCGTTCGGAAGGCAGCAGGGTGGCCCGGGAAGAGAGCATCAAAAGAGGGACATCCGTCCTCTGCCCCAAAAAATGCACCTGCGACGCGATTCCCAGGGAAAAGGCGAGGCGCTTCATATCCTCTTCCAGAGGCCCCGAGCCGGCAAACACCAGATGAAAATCCTTCCGCCCCGTTTTTTTCAGAGCCGAAAGCGCATCTCTGTGACGTTTGCCCCGGTTGAACTCCGCAACCATCAGAAACATCTCGTCCTCGGTGGTCAGCCCCAGCTCCAGATGGGTCCGCCTGACTCTGTCGATGTCAAAGGAAACCGTTTCCGGCGAGTAAGCGGAGAAGTCCAGTCCAATCCCCGGCAGAAGAAAAAGGTTTTCTTTTTTCGCGATTTTGCGGGCCAGCGCCGCGTCGTAATCTTCCCGATTGATCGTTATTGTGCAGTCGGTCCACTTTCCCGCCAGACGCTCCAGAGCGATAAACAGCCCGTTTTTGAGCGGACAGCCGCCGCTGTGAAAATGAAATCCATGAGCGGTATAGACGACCTTCGGACGGGACTCCTCCCGTAGTTTACTCAGGGCCAGCCGCGTAACAAAAGCGGCCACGGGAGTGTGGACGTGAACGATGTCGTACTGCCCCTCCTCCACCAGCGAACGTATCCGGGCGTTCATTTCTCTGAGCCCCCTGCCCCTCAGCCCGATGCTCCAGGGGCTGCGGCTGAAGGGAACATCATAACAACGATCAAACGTTTTCAGACATTCTTCGCATGAAGCGGCATCTCGCGCCAGGGCGTCGACCTGCCAGCCCAGATTTTTGAAATATTTTGCATAAGGCAGCAAAAAAGCACGTAAAGTCGCCGCTACCGTCGTCACAATCAAGAGCCTCGGCATATCCGGGTTCTCCTTTCCAGGAAGGGCGCGTATGACACCCACAGATCCTCACTTGCAGTATAACCCATTCTTTCCCAAAAATCGCGCACGGGCATATTTTTAGGGGTTTCAACGTACCGCCCCTTCAGGATCGACACGCCTTCGGCCTCCAGTTCCGCTTCGATTCCCGACAGGACGGCATCTTCGACCCCCCGGCCCATGACGCGGCAGCTCATGAGAAACGAATCCACCAGCGCCGACTCCGGAGAATCCCGCCGGACGATGACGAGACAAATCCGGCCGTAGTCGCCGAACCGGTCCTTCAGTCCGGCCATCCAGACGCGGACACTTTCGTCTCTCAACATCCCCTCCAGGTCGGCCTCGGAATACCGTTTCGACGTCAGGTTGAACTGATTGGTCTTCTGGGTGAGCTGGGCCGCCCGGGGGACTTCGTTCTCCCGAAGACGGTGCAGGTCCAGTTTCATCTCAAGGGAGGCCAGGTAATCCTCCGGGGTTTGACAGGATTTTCTGGCGGCTTCTCTTTCCGACTCCGCCTGATACATTTCCGTCTTGCGGCGGTCCTCCTCGGAGGGGCGGAGCATCGTGAAATACCTGCGGGCGACCCGCGCCATAAAACCGGGCAGAGCGGAGGAATCGGCGGCCGGAAAATCCTCGGGAACGGCCACTTCGGGCAGAGCCGCCCGGACCGCCGCCCGTTCCGCGGGATTGTCGTCAACGAACACCAGCGAATCCAGCCCGATATTCAGCTCCCTGGCAATCGCCGCGATATTGTCCGGCTTGGGGTTCCAGTCGGCTTTGATTTTCACGAAATCCCGCTCCCGCAGCAGCATGTGGGGATGTTCCCGGAAGGGCAGCAGAGCGTCCTCCAGGTTGTTTTTGGAGGCGACGGCCAGAAGAACGCCCTGCTCTCCCAGCTCCCGAACGATACTCTGAACGTCCCGGTACTGGGATCCCATCCCGGTGGAGGCGAGGGTAAGACCTTCCAGTCCGTCCTCCCCGATCACTCCACCCCACAGGGTTCCGTCCAGGTCCAGCACGAGGCATTTTTTGCGCCGGCCCGCCAGGGCGTTTTCCACCCGGAGAATCTCCCGGGCCAGCAAGGTTTCTCCCTGCTGAGAAAAGGGAAGGGAGGCGAAGTACCACATTTTGGGGCTGTAAAAGCGCTCCCGCCCCGCATCGGCTGCCAGCTCCGCAATGTCGAGAATCGGGAAACCGGCTTCTTCGAGCTTTCCGCGCCACCAGGCGGCCGCCTTCAGCGCGAAATTTTCAGACGCCAGAGGCCGCGCCGGAGAAGAAGGAAGGTCCAGCGTCGAAACCACGAAACTTTTCTCCTCGTGGGCGGCGCGGGCCTGCAAAAGAATGTCCCGAAATCCGGCAAGACGTTCCTCGAAGCGGGCAGTTATCCCGTCGGGGAAAAACGCCGGACCGTGCAGCAGAATATATATGGAAGAAATATTTTTCCCCCAAAGAGGCGAGGCGGCGTTCAGGAGTTCCATCCGCCAGACGTCAAAACCGGGTGGAGTCAGGACCTCTTTATCCCCTTCCCCCGATTCCTTCAGCTCTTTCTGCAGCCGCAGCAGAAGGCTTCCGACGGTAACGTTCGAAAGAATCGCCAGCCCACTCAGGAAATTCACCCGCCTTCCCGCCGTCAGATTACCTGGCCGGCTTTTTTACGACCCGCGCGGGATTGCCTATGACGGTGCAGCCGTCGGGGACGTTCGAAAGGACGATGCTGCCGATGCCCACCACGGCTTCCGGGCCGATGGAGAGCCCCTGCAGAATTTTCGCCCCCACTCCCACGAGGGTTTTTTCTCCCATCGTCACGTTGCCGGAAATATCCACATGAGGCATGACCGCGCAGAAATCTCCCAAAACGGCGTCGTGCCCCACCTGACAGCCCACGTTGATGAAAACGCACCGTCCCAGACGGGTGTCGACGGAAACGAGACTGTAGGCGGAAATGACGGTCCCTTCCCCCAGCGCGGCGGAGTCCGCCACCCAGGCGAGGGGATGGATAAGAACCGGAAATGTGACGTGAGGCAGAGACGAAAGTTTCTCGAAAACGACAGCCCGGGCCAAAGGATCGCAAAACCCGAAAACCACGGCGACAGGTTCGGTTCTGGAGGCGAGCCAGGCGGCGCTTCCCAAAACCTTCGACTTTCCCGCGGGGGAGCCCGCCGGTCGGGCGTCATCGATAAAACCCAGAAAATTCCATTTTCGTCCGTCGGGGTCGACTTCGTGGAGCAGGGCTTCCGTCTCGCGGCCCAATCCCCCCGCTCCGTAAATCACCAGATCCATCAGGAATCCATTCCCCTCGTCACCAAAGAGAGGATATTCCGGACGGACCGGATTTCCGCTATTTTTTCGAGAGGGAGTTCACAGCCCGCTTCGTCCAGCGCCATGACGATCTGAAGCATTTTCAGGGAATCCCAGCCGGCGACGTTCTCCATGTCGCTCTCCTCGGAAACGGCGACGCCAAGAACGTCAGAGATGATTTTCAGTATTTGCGGGATATTTTCCATACAATATCATCCTTCAACATTATCCTTTAATATCATTCTTTTCCCGTGAAGCGGGGCATCGTCGCCTCCCCCGGAGAGGAGATTCCCTCTTTCCGCAGGATTTTACAACAGGTCAGAAGCAAAATCCTTATATCGAGCCATAAATTATAATGTTCCACGTACCAGACGTCCAGCGCGAATTTTTCATCCCAGCCGATGGCGTTGCGTCCGTTGATCTGCGCCCAGCCGGTGAGGCCGGGTTTCACGTCAAGCCTGCGGCGCTGAACCGCGTCGTAAAGAGGCACGTACTCCAGGAGCAGGGGCCTCGGCCCCACCAGGCTCATGTCTCCCCGAAGGACGTTCCACAGCTGCGGCAGCTCATCCAGGCTGCTGCGGCGCAGAAATTTTCCAAACTCCGTCAGGCGCTGTCCGTCGGGCAGAAGCTCTCCCCGCTGGTCCCGGGCCTCATTCATGGAGCGAAATTTGCAGAGCAGGAAGGGTTTGCCCTTCAGGCCCGCTCTCCTCTGACGGAACAGCACCGGCGGCCCCATGCGGCGCCGAATCAGAAGCGCCAGAGCCAGAAAAACCGGAGCCAGAAGAATCAGCCCCAGTCCGGCGCCCAAAACGTCGAGGATTCGCTTCATCCCCGCGGCGAACGGGGCGCGGCGAGAGCTTCCCGAACCCCTTCGATCACCCGCGTCTGCTGTTCGTCCGTCATTCCGGACCCCGAGGGCAGACACAGACCGTGCCGGAACAAATCTCCGCTCACATCCCGCCCCTCCTCGTGAGGATAATAGGACGACGCCGCGAAAACGGGCTGCAGGTGCATGGGCTTCCACACGGGGCGGCTCTCGATGTTCAGAGTCTCCAGGTGGTCGATGACCGAAAGAGGCGAAACGTCCGCCGGCTTTCTCAGGGTCAGGGTCGTGAGCCAGTGGGTGGAAACGCTCCATTCCGGCTCGGGCATGAATTCGACCCCCTCCATGTCGCCCAGCTCCCTCACGTAGCGATGGAAAATCCGGCGGCGCAGGGCGACCCGCTCCTCGATGTGGCGCATCTGCCCCCGTCCGATTCCCGCCAGCACGTTGCTCATGCGGTAGTTCCAGCCCAGAGTCGAATGCTCATACCAGGGGGCGGGGTCCCTCGCCTGAGTCGAGAGAAAACGCGCCCGCTCCAAGGCTTTGCTGTCGTCGGACAGCAGCATTCCCCCGCCGGAGGTCGTAATGATTTTGTTCCCGTTGTAGGAAAGAACCGAAAACCTTCCGAACCCGCCCGTTCGTCTGCCTTTGTAGAGGGCTCCCAGAGACTCCGCCGCGTCTTCGATGACGGGAATTTCCCAGCCGTCGCAGAGGGCGAGAATCGGATCCATATCGCAGCTCTGTCCGTAGAGATTGACGACAATCACCGCCGCCGGAAGCCTCCCCGCGACCTCCGCCTCCAGCAGGGCCCGCTCCAGAGCCCGGGGACTCATATTCCAGGACTCCGGCTCGGAGTCGATGAAAACACAGTTCACACCCTTGTGAAAAAATGGAGCCACCGTCGCCGCAAAGGTGAGAGACGAGCAAAAGACCATGTCGCCCCGTCTGACGTTCAGCAGCTCCCCCGCCAGATGCAGCGCGGCCGTCCCCGACGACAGAGCCAGAGCGGATCGGACTCCCACATAAGCGGCCGTCTCCTCCTCGAAAGCGTCCACGTGAGGTCCCAGAGGCGCGATCCAGTTCGTGGCGAAGGCTTCCTCGATCATTGTCATTTCATCTCCGCTCATGTGCGGCGGAGAAAGATATATCCGTTCCAGCGGGCCCACCTCTCCTGTTTGCGTCATAATACGATATTTTCAAAAATTATATCCTGAAAATCACGGATTGCATTCCCCCTGTCTTTGCTTATAATTTGGTCATAATTGGTCAGAAATATATCTGTCTTAAATTTATTTGGACTTATATAACTGAACAAAACCGGGAGGGATTGCCATGGATTTCAATAAACTGACGCGAAAAAGCCAGGAAGCTCTGGCCGAAGCACAGAGCATTGCCGTATCGAATAAAAATCAGGAAGTGGACGTGGAACATCTTCTGGTGGCGCTGCTGCGCGATGAAGAGGGACTTGTTCCCCGTATGCTGCGCCGCATGGACGCCGACCCGAACACCCTGCTCCAGCTCGTCACGGACGAGATTTCCCGAAAGCCGAGAGTGACGGGCAGAGGCGCGGAGGCCGGAAAGGTCTACGTCACCCAGCGGCTGAACAGCCTGCTGGTGAAGGCCGAGGAAAAGGCGAAGGGACTGAAGGACGAATACGTTTCCGTGGAGCATCTCTTTATGGAAATGCTCGAGGAGGGAACGAGCACGAACCTGGGAAAAATTCTGAATCGCCTGGGGCTGACCTCCGAACTTTTCCTGAAGGCGCTGACCGAGGTGCGGGGATCTCAGCGGGTGCAGAGCGCCGACCCCGAAGCGACCTACGAAGCTCTCGAAAAATACGGGCGCGACCTTGTGGTCATGGCCAGAGAGGGGAAACTCGACCCCGTCATCGGCCGCGACGAGGAAGTGCGGCGAGTGATCCGCATTCTCAGCCGCAAGACGAAGAACAACCCCGTTCTGATCGGCGACCCGGGGGTCGGGAAAACGGCCATCGTGGAGGGACTCGCCCAGCGCATCGTCCGGGGGGACGTTCCAGAGGGACTGAAGAACCGGACGGTGTTCGCGCTGGACATGGGGTCCCTGGTGGCGGGAGCGAAGTTCCGCGGAGAGTTCGAGGAGCGTCTGAAGGCCGTTCTGAACGAGGTGAAGCAGAGCGACGGCCGGATCATTCTTTTTATCGACGAGCTCCATACGATCGTAGGAGCCGGAGCCGCGGAGGGCGCCGTGGACGCCGGAAACATGCTGAAGCCCATGCTGGCCCGGGGAGAGCTGCACTGCATCGGCGCAACGACGGTGGACGAGTATCGAAAATATATAGAGAAGGACGCGGCGCTGGCCCGGCGGTTCCAGCCCGTGCACGTGGACCAGCCGAACGTGGAGGATACCATCTCCATCCTTCGGGGCATTCGCGAAAAACTTCAGGTCCACCACGGCGTCCGCATTCGGGACAACGCCCTCGTGGCGGCGGCGACTTTGTCGAACCGCTACATCACCAACCGGTTTCTGCCGGACAAGGCCATCGACCTGGTGGACGAAGCCTGCGCCATGATCCGCACGGAAATCGATTCTCTGCCCTCCGAGCTGGACGCGGCGGCCCGTCGGGTGATGCAGATGGAAATCGAGGAGGCGGCGCTGAAGCGCGAGAAGGACACCGTCTCCCAGGAACGGCTGAAAACGCTGCAGAAGGAACTTCAGGAGGCGAAGGGAGAGGCGGATGCCCTGCGCGCTCAGTACGAAGCGGAAAAAAGCTCCATCACGGATATCCGCGGACTCCGAGCCCGTATTGACGAGGTCAGGGCGCAGATCG includes the following:
- a CDS encoding sugar transferase is translated as MKRILDVLGAGLGLILLAPVFLALALLIRRRMGPPVLFRQRRAGLKGKPFLLCKFRSMNEARDQRGELLPDGQRLTEFGKFLRRSSLDELPQLWNVLRGDMSLVGPRPLLLEYVPLYDAVQRRRLDVKPGLTGWAQINGRNAIGWDEKFALDVWYVEHYNLWLDIRILLLTCCKILRKEGISSPGEATMPRFTGKE
- a CDS encoding HAD-IIIC family phosphatase; protein product: MNFLSGLAILSNVTVGSLLLRLQKELKESGEGDKEVLTPPGFDVWRMELLNAASPLWGKNISSIYILLHGPAFFPDGITARFEERLAGFRDILLQARAAHEEKSFVVSTLDLPSSPARPLASENFALKAAAWWRGKLEEAGFPILDIAELAADAGRERFYSPKMWYFASLPFSQQGETLLAREILRVENALAGRRKKCLVLDLDGTLWGGVIGEDGLEGLTLASTGMGSQYRDVQSIVRELGEQGVLLAVASKNNLEDALLPFREHPHMLLRERDFVKIKADWNPKPDNIAAIARELNIGLDSLVFVDDNPAERAAVRAALPEVAVPEDFPAADSSALPGFMARVARRYFTMLRPSEEDRRKTEMYQAESEREAARKSCQTPEDYLASLEMKLDLHRLRENEVPRAAQLTQKTNQFNLTSKRYSEADLEGMLRDESVRVWMAGLKDRFGDYGRICLVIVRRDSPESALVDSFLMSCRVMGRGVEDAVLSGIEAELEAEGVSILKGRYVETPKNMPVRDFWERMGYTASEDLWVSYAPFLERRTRICRGS
- a CDS encoding acyl carrier protein; amino-acid sequence: MENIPQILKIISDVLGVAVSEESDMENVAGWDSLKMLQIVMALDEAGCELPLEKIAEIRSVRNILSLVTRGMDS
- a CDS encoding glycosyltransferase family 4 protein; protein product: MPRLLIVTTVAATLRAFLLPYAKYFKNLGWQVDALARDAASCEECLKTFDRCYDVPFSRSPWSIGLRGRGLREMNARIRSLVEEGQYDIVHVHTPVAAFVTRLALSKLREESRPKVVYTAHGFHFHSGGCPLKNGLFIALERLAGKWTDCTITINREDYDAALARKIAKKENLFLLPGIGLDFSAYSPETVSFDIDRVRRTHLELGLTTEDEMFLMVAEFNRGKRHRDALSALKKTGRKDFHLVFAGSGPLEEDMKRLAFSLGIASQVHFLGQRTDVPLLMLSSRATLLPSEREGLNRSVMESICLGIPVLGADVRGIRDLITSPDRGTLFPVGNTAALAAAMILSVENPCPVKPKPDPAWNIDSLLREHEKIYETLMTFKH
- a CDS encoding methyltransferase domain-containing protein, with the protein product MFFLRRFVGAPRQVGSVTPSSRFLTREMMDKIQWNSPLNIAELGAGTGVVTRSILQMMTPGEGNLLVFEIDPVLKAMLEKEYGNRGLTVYGDARELPEIMEKRGIASLDYVVSSLPFAVLPPRVTASILDTIDSTLKPEGKLVAYQYSRHMKPYLKKRFESVKISFVLRNVPPAFVYECSIPKKHKKLAKE
- a CDS encoding NeuD/PglB/VioB family sugar acetyltransferase — translated: MDLVIYGAGGLGRETEALLHEVDPDGRKWNFLGFIDDARPAGSPAGKSKVLGSAAWLASRTEPVAVVFGFCDPLARAVVFEKLSSLPHVTFPVLIHPLAWVADSAALGEGTVISAYSLVSVDTRLGRCVFINVGCQVGHDAVLGDFCAVMPHVDISGNVTMGEKTLVGVGAKILQGLSIGPEAVVGIGSIVLSNVPDGCTVIGNPARVVKKPAR
- a CDS encoding glutamate-5-semialdehyde dehydrogenase — encoded protein: MSWKDELEKMGRQAGEAARRLAVTPTEIKNAALRAMAEALRKNEAAILEQNEMDLRDGRTGGLTSALLDRLALNSARVEGMAAGLEEIAAFRDPVGEVLGMWNGEKGIRIGRIRVPLGVVGIIYEARPNVTADAAGLCLKSGNAVILRGGKEALRSNTVITRILSEAAVENGIPEGSVQLLATPDREASIALMQLPYLDVLIPRGGEKLKESVMQNARVPYIMTGAGNCHTFIDASADIDKAVKSVVNAKCQRPGVCNAMETLLIHRDIASRFIPVGLKALRERGVELRGDETVRSLFPAAKPASEKDWETEFYDLILAVRVVDSLEAAMDHIHRYGTRHSEAIVTESYTNAQTFLAEVDAAAVYVNASTRFTDGSVFGFGAEMGISTQKLHARGPMGVEQMTSTKFIIYGEGQTRD
- the proB gene encoding glutamate 5-kinase; the encoded protein is MKREALRNCKRIVVKVGTSSITYSTGKVNLGKMELLARELSDLHGEGRELILISSGAVGAGVGKLNCPPPSNLPEKQALAAIGQGILMHLYEKFFSEYSGNVAQVLLTRDCFSDPERYLNSRHTLFSLLNFGVIPIINENDTVAVEELRFGDNDTLSAMVACNVEADLLIILSDIDGLYDSDPRKNSKARLIPEVTEISAEMLENSRARGSALSSGGMYTKLTAARMTMPNGIPLVIASSDESGVVRRIVRGENVGTLFVPSREEGYASRRRWIVAGSSAKGEVVVDEGAAEALLRKGKSLLPSGVKKAGGKFEPGDVISVRNSAGVEIARGISNYGCEDTMRILGRHTDEIEEILGRRDYEELIHRNNMAILM
- a CDS encoding DegT/DnrJ/EryC1/StrS family aminotransferase, with the translated sequence MTQTGEVGPLERIYLSPPHMSGDEMTMIEEAFATNWIAPLGPHVDAFEEETAAYVGVRSALALSSGTAALHLAGELLNVRRGDMVFCSSLTFAATVAPFFHKGVNCVFIDSEPESWNMSPRALERALLEAEVAGRLPAAVIVVNLYGQSCDMDPILALCDGWEIPVIEDAAESLGALYKGRRTGGFGRFSVLSYNGNKIITTSGGGMLLSDDSKALERARFLSTQARDPAPWYEHSTLGWNYRMSNVLAGIGRGQMRHIEERVALRRRIFHRYVRELGDMEGVEFMPEPEWSVSTHWLTTLTLRKPADVSPLSVIDHLETLNIESRPVWKPMHLQPVFAASSYYPHEEGRDVSGDLFRHGLCLPSGSGMTDEQQTRVIEGVREALAAPRSPRG
- a CDS encoding hydrolase translates to MLSRLRRENTVFLMIDIQERLLPSISGAEEIVQNSVRLVKAAETMALPLLWTEQYPKGIGPTVKEISSVLPAGASPFEKTAFSCCDEPGFMEKVRTFGRPSIVIFGIETHICILSTVMDLLKEGYGVVAVADACGSRNVRNHDIALRAVQSRGALVVPVETVVYQLLGVSGTPEFKTLLPLFK